From a single Nicotiana tabacum cultivar K326 chromosome 8, ASM71507v2, whole genome shotgun sequence genomic region:
- the LOC142162946 gene encoding uncharacterized protein LOC142162946, which translates to MGDYEEPISDYGSDTSKYDFEELESLRIQKGKEVNDKLSHYKELDKSMRFKDLEEAKKVMNFYAIANSKSLKLRKSDKIRVRYRCVVDCPFVCLISEDKKGLGFKIKTLKTRHNCEDAFENPRAKTKTLAKYFRSKVQNNLKYKIKDMKLDLKNQFLLNVHNSTLKRAKRMALQQLQGIFLDDYNILKAYTNEIRERNHGSNMVINLSKDAMAKGKRRFLRMYICFNAMKLGFKEGLRPVIGLDRTFLKGYCNGQLLVVVAQDWSIGSSKNCPPLSNHRFCVRHIEANRNQLKSLGELSVDASKELLRYPPQNWCMSYFDTLCKYQMMDNNFTKSFNSWILEARGKLILKMLEDIRIKVMNRLREKEEEARTWGDEFSPNCMKLYAAYLKVANLCTVHFNGKTGYEVSEGDDRHRVNLVEKKCTCRSWQLTGIPCPHAIRALKYKIEDPMTEISWWHNKEAYLVTYRAKLMLVKGEKFWKVLPEHAMDPPPLAKTVGRPKVKRNRENDEANKRQRDWTASRRGTRMACSICGELDHNSRTCKVGVEGNIEDVSCSAPQPTQPTQEGEHESEFVFMPTPRVPRHKTEPFGDGSEHESGPALMPKIISEDQTRLLMRQQQLTSEETRVISFGGDHTGVSYPTDLPYSPTKLTWKGKEVVT; encoded by the exons ATGGGGGACTATGAAGAGCCAATTTCAG ATTATGGTTCAGATACTAGTAAATATGATTTTGAAGAATTAGAGTCACTTAGGATACAAAAGGGTAAAGAAGTTAATGATAAGCTTAGTCACTACAAAGAGCTTGATAAGTCTATGAGATTTAAGGACTTGGAAGAGGCCAAAAAAGTCATGAACTTCTATGCTATTGCAAATTCCAAATCTTTGAAGCTtagaaaaagtgataaaataagaGTAAGGTATAGATGTGTAGTAGACTGCCCTTTTGTGTGCCTCATATCTGAAGATAAGAAGGGTCTTGGCTTTAAGATTAAAACATTGAAGACAAGGCACAACTGTGAAGATGCATTTGAGAATCCTAGAGccaaaacaaaaactttagctaaATATTTCAGGAGTAAGGTGCAGAATAACCTTAAGTACAAGATAAAGGATATGAAACTAGATTTGAAAAATCAATTTTTATTGAATGTACATAACTCCACATTGAAAAGGGCTAAGAGGATGGCACTTCAGCAATTGCAAGGAATCTTTTTAGATGACTATAACATATTAAAAGCATATACAAATGAGATTAGGGAGAGAAATCATGGTAGTAATATGGTTATCAATTTATCAAAAGATGCTATGGCTAAAGGTAAAAGAAGATTTCTTAGAATGTACATATGCTTCAATGCAATGAAGTTGGGGTTTAAAGAAGGGTTGAGACCAGTCATTGGACTAGATAGGACTTTCTTAAAGGGTTATTGCAATGGGCAATTATTGGTGGTTGTTGCACAAGATT GGTCTATTGGAAGCAGTAAAAACTGTCCTCCTCTCTCAAATCATAGGTTTTGTGTGAGGCATATTGAAGCCAACCGGA ATCAACTAAAGAGTCTTGGTGAATTGTCTGTTGATGCTTCCAAGGAGTTGCTTAGGTATCCACCACAGAATTGGTGTATGTCATACTTTGATACATTGTGCAAATATCAGATGATGGACAATAATTTTACAAAGTCCTTCAACTCTTGGATCTTAGAAGCAAGAGGCAAGCTTATCCTGAAGATGCTTGAGGATATTAGAATCAAGGTCATGAACAGGTTGAGAGAGAAGGAAGAAGAAGCTAGAACATGGGGAGATGAGTTTAGTCCTAACTGCATGAAGTTGTATGCTGCTTATTTGAAGGTAGCCAACTTATGTACTGTTCATTTCAATGGTAAAACTGGCTATGAGGTTTCTGAGGGTGATGATAGACATAGAGTGAACCTAGTGGAGAAAAAATGCACTTGTAGATCCTGGCAGTTGACTGGCATCCCATGCCCGCATGCCATCAGGGCACTAAAATACAAGATAGAGGATCCAATGACTGAAATTAGTTGGTGGCACAACAAGGAAGCTTATTTGGTGACATATAGGGCCAAGTTGATGCTTGTTAAAGGTGAAAAGTTCTGGAAAGTATTACCAGAACATGCTATGGACCCTCCTCCACTTGCCAAAACTGTTGGAAGGCCAAAAGTCAAAAGAAATAGGGAGAATGATGAGGCTAACAAGAGACAACGAGATTGGACTGCATCAAGAAGGGGAACTAGAATGGCATGCAGCATTTGTGGTGAATTGGACCACAATTCAAGGACATGCAAG GTTGGTGTTGAAGGAAATATTGAGGATGTTAGTTGTTCAGCCCCTCAACCAACTCAACCAACACAAGAAGGTGAACATGAAAGTGAATTTGTATTCATGCCTACACCAAGAGTTCCAAGACACAAAACAGAACCCTTTGGTGATGGTAGTGAGCATGAAAGTGGCCCTGCTTTAATGCCTAAGATTATTTCTGAAGATCAAACACGACTACTGATGAGGCAGCAACAATTGACCTCAGAAGAAACAAGAGTCATCTCTTTCGGAGGAGATCATACCGGTGTGAGTTATCCCACTGATCTTCCTTACTCACCTACTAAGCTCACTTGGAAAGGCAAAGAAGTTGTGACTTGA